TCTCGGCTTCGCCCGCGTACATGCCGGGGCGCTCCACGCCCAGCAGGCAGGCGCGGTTGATCATGGGGTTCAGGTCGTCAGTATCGATCATGGAAAGAGAAGGGGATTAACCGCAAAGGCGCAAAGACGCAAAGGAGAATGTTGACGCAGTTGGAGAACGGTTTGGGCCGTCTTTAACGGCTTAGGACGAGACGCCGGATACCATGCTTGATTAACGGGGTATTGAAGTTGATGAGAAGACCGAGTTGGTTACCGGTTAATTTCAGGTAAGTGAGTAATTGAGCCTGATGTAGCGGTGTCAATTCCTCGGTCGATTTGAGTTCAAGGATGACTTTTCTTTCCATCCAGATGTCGAGTCTGAGGCCAGCATCCAGTTGTACGCCATCATAGATGACGGGGAGGCGGACTTGTGTCTCAATGCTCAGGTTTTGCTTGGAAAGTTCATGGAACAGGCACTTCTCATAAACTGATTCCAGCAACCCGGGACCGAGTGCCGTATGTACTCTGTAGGCGCAATCAACGGCTTTTTTAGCCAAGGAGTTTTCAATTCCCAAGAGGGGTTCCATTTATTTCTACTACAAAGACCGAAAGCGCGGAGGCGGTAAAGCCAGAAGTCAATGCTCCTCCTTTGCGCCTTCGCGTCTTCGCGGTTAATTCCCTCCCCCAAAAAAAAGCCCCGGCGCGAGGGCCGGGGCTTTGAAAGGAGGGAATGCGCTTCGCGGGTTAGGCGAGGGCAGCCTGCGCGGCGGCCAGACGGGCGACCGGGACGCGGGGCGGCGAGCAGCTGACGTAGTTCAGGCCCACATTGTGGAAGAACTTGATCGATGCCGGGTCGCCACCGTGCTCACCACAGATGCCGAGCTTGATGTCGGAGCGGGTGGACTTACCACCTTCGACGCCCATTTCGACGAGCTTGCCGACGCCGTTCTGGTCGATGCTGGCGAAGGGATTCTGCGGCAGGATGTCGAGATCCTTGTAGCGCTGCAGGAAGCTGCCAGCGTCGTCACGGCTCATGCCCAGACCGGTCTGGGTGAGGTCGTTCGTGCCGAAGCTGAAGAACTGGGCGGACTCGGCGATCTCGGCGGCGCGGACAGCGGCGCGCGGGATTTCGATCATCGTGCCGACCATGTAGTCGATCTTGACCTTCTTCTTTTCCATGACTTCGGCGGCCACCTTGTGGATCACCTCGGACTGGAGCTTGAGCTCGGCTGCGAAGCCTACGAGCGGGACCATGACCTCGACCTTGACCGGAACCTTCTTCTTGCCGGTGAGGCAGGAAGCGGCGGCCTCGAAGATCGCACGGGCCTGCATTTCGGTGATTTCCGGGTAGGAAATACCGAGGCGGCAGCCGCGGTGGCCAAGCATCGGGTTTTCTTCGTGCAGGCTCTTGACGCGCTCGGCGACGAGCTCGGAGCTGACGCCCAGCTTTTCGGCAATGGCGTTACGGGCAGCGGCGTCGTGCGGGAGGAACTCATGCAGCGGCGGGTCGAGCAGGCGGATGGTGACCGCGCGGCCTTCCATAGCCTTGAAGAGACCGGTGAAGTCCTTGCGCTGGAAGGGCAGGAGCTTCTTCAGAGCCTTGCGGCGCTCGGCTTCGTCGCTGGCCAGGATCATCTGACGCATGAAGGTGATGCGATCGCCTTCGAAGAACATGTGCTCGGTACGGGTCAGGCCGATGCCTTCTGCGCCGAGGGCGACAGCCATCTTGGCCTGGGCCGGGGTGTCGGCGTTGGTGCGCACACCCAGCTTGCGGTACTTGTCAGCCCACTTCATGACCGTGTCGAAGATCTGGTAGGTGTAGCTCTTGGCAGGCTTGAGCTTGCCGCTGAGCACCTGGTCGACTTCGGACGGAGCGGTCGGGATCTGGCCGGCGAAGATAGCACCGGTGGTACCGTCGATGGAGATGAAATCACCTTCCTTGAGGACTGTGCTGCCGACTGCGAGGGTCTTCTTTTCGTAGTCGATCATGACTTCCTGAGCACCGCAGACGCAGACCTTGCCCATCTGGCGGGCGACGAGGGCGGCGTGCGAGGAAACCCCGCCACGGCTGGTCAGGATACCTTCGGCGGCGATCATGCCACGGAGGTCTTCCGGGGAAGTTTCGACACGGCACAGGACGCACTTCTTACCCTGGTGGGCGTAGTGCTCAGCCTGGGCGGCGGAGAAAACGATGTGGCCGGTGGCGGCACCGGGGCCGGCGGGCAGACCGGAGGTCATCGGCTTGGACTTCTTGACCTCGGCGATGTCGAAGACCGGGACCAGCAGGCTGGAAATGGAGTCAGCCGGGATGCGCTTGACGGCAGCCTTTTCGCTGCACAGGCGGGACTTGTTCATTTCCACGGCGATGCGGACAGCGGCGAGGCCGGTGCGCTTACCGTTACGGGTCTGGAGCATGTACAGCTTCTTGTCCTCAACGGTGAACTCGAAGTCCTGCATGTCCTTGAAGTGCTTCTCCAGCTTGCGGCGGACCAGTTCGAGTTCATTGTAGGACTCGGGCATTTCCTCGGCCAGCTTGGCGATCGGCTTGGGGGTGCGCACGCCGGCGACGACGTCTTCGCCCTGAGCGTTGATCAGGTACTCACCGTAGAAGACGTTTTCACCGTTGGCGGGGTCGCGGGTGAAGGCCACACCGGTGGCGGAGGTGTCACCCATGTTACCAAAGACCATGGTCTGGACGTTGACGGCCGTACCCCAGGCGGCGGGGATGTTGTACTTTTGGCGGTACAGGATGGCGCGCTCGTTCTGCCAGGAGCCGAAGACGGCACCGACGGCACCCCAGAGCTGGTCGTAGGGATCTTCCGGGAAGGAGCTCTTGGTGCGCTGCTTGATCAGCTTCTTGAAGCGGGAAATCAGCTCCTTGAGGTCGTCGGCGGAAAGGTCGCTGTCGAGCTCGGCACCGACTTCCTTCTTGAGGGCGGTCATGACCTC
This genomic interval from Ruficoccus sp. ZRK36 contains the following:
- a CDS encoding GxxExxY protein, producing the protein MEPLLGIENSLAKKAVDCAYRVHTALGPGLLESVYEKCLFHELSKQNLSIETQVRLPVIYDGVQLDAGLRLDIWMERKVILELKSTEELTPLHQAQLLTYLKLTGNQLGLLINFNTPLIKHGIRRLVLSR
- the ppdK gene encoding pyruvate, phosphate dikinase gives rise to the protein MPKKAAKKTVRSAKTKKAASAKAVKYVYDFGKKTDGETTMKSLLGGKGANLAEMARIGLPVPPGFTITTEVCTYYYDNKCTYPKTLESEVKASVATVEKQTGKKFGDSTNPLLFSVRSGARESMPGMMDTILNLGLNDKTVEALATRSGNERFAYDCYRRFIQMYGDVVMGVQSRTEHEHEPFDEVMTALKKEVGAELDSDLSADDLKELISRFKKLIKQRTKSSFPEDPYDQLWGAVGAVFGSWQNERAILYRQKYNIPAAWGTAVNVQTMVFGNMGDTSATGVAFTRDPANGENVFYGEYLINAQGEDVVAGVRTPKPIAKLAEEMPESYNELELVRRKLEKHFKDMQDFEFTVEDKKLYMLQTRNGKRTGLAAVRIAVEMNKSRLCSEKAAVKRIPADSISSLLVPVFDIAEVKKSKPMTSGLPAGPGAATGHIVFSAAQAEHYAHQGKKCVLCRVETSPEDLRGMIAAEGILTSRGGVSSHAALVARQMGKVCVCGAQEVMIDYEKKTLAVGSTVLKEGDFISIDGTTGAIFAGQIPTAPSEVDQVLSGKLKPAKSYTYQIFDTVMKWADKYRKLGVRTNADTPAQAKMAVALGAEGIGLTRTEHMFFEGDRITFMRQMILASDEAERRKALKKLLPFQRKDFTGLFKAMEGRAVTIRLLDPPLHEFLPHDAAARNAIAEKLGVSSELVAERVKSLHEENPMLGHRGCRLGISYPEITEMQARAIFEAAASCLTGKKKVPVKVEVMVPLVGFAAELKLQSEVIHKVAAEVMEKKKVKIDYMVGTMIEIPRAAVRAAEIAESAQFFSFGTNDLTQTGLGMSRDDAGSFLQRYKDLDILPQNPFASIDQNGVGKLVEMGVEGGKSTRSDIKLGICGEHGGDPASIKFFHNVGLNYVSCSPPRVPVARLAAAQAALA